GGCGCACCCGGACCCGCTACGAGACGATCGACGGCAGGAGGGCGAGGCTGGGCCTGCCGGTGTAGGATTGGTCCAAGAAATCTGCCGCATCCCCCGAGCTCGATTCCTGGCCACGATCCGGCCCCGCGCGTGCAAAATGGTCGCAACGCGCGGCAATGCAAGGCCCACAGGGGCCCGCAGCCGCCCTACACGAGGGGGAGAGTCCCATGGACGCAAGCGTCGAGAGCCCGGAAGCCATCGATAGGCACGGCCTGCACGTCGGCGACATCGTGCGCAACTTCAAGCGCGAAAACGTAGCCGACGGCAGCCAGCGCTACCTCTATCGCATCCTCGCATTCGCTCGCCACACAGAGACGGATGAGGACCTCGTCGTGTACGAGGCCCTCTACCCGCCGTTTGGCACGTGGGTGCGTCCGGCCGCGCTGTTCTTCAGCGAGGTCGACCACGAGAAGTACCCGCAGACAGCCACCCGTTGGCGCTTCGAG
This genomic interval from Coriobacteriia bacterium contains the following:
- a CDS encoding DUF1653 domain-containing protein; its protein translation is MDASVESPEAIDRHGLHVGDIVRNFKRENVADGSQRYLYRILAFARHTETDEDLVVYEALYPPFGTWVRPAALFFSEVDHEKYPQTATRWRFEPATSADLAELGR